TGACTCGGCGTTGGCGTCACGCGTGAGGACTCCGACGCCTGCGACGGCCGTCGTGCCGACCGCTGCGGCGACGGTGGCGAGACCGGCACCGAATCCCTACCGCTTCACCCAGGCACGAGCCCGACAGTCCCAGCGAGATACGGAACGCACCTCCCACCGGACCGCGGATCACCCACCTCGATACGTCATCACATCCTCCGGAGATGGGGCCAGAACCGAGGAACACAAACCTCCTTGATCACAGGGAGGTGGGGCGGCCAGAACCGAGAGACGAACGGGGCCCGTGCACAAGTCCCTAACCAGGCTGCCGTTGAACGTGGCTGACTGGCAGTCACTGTTTCCTACTTGGTGGTGTGGGTGGGGTAGACCCGGACGTCGGTGTAGGCGCCCTTGATCTGACCGGCGGTGGAAGGCCACTCCAGGCTGATGGTGTGCGTCTCGTTCGGGGGTGTGACCAGGATGTTGGTCGGGGACGCGAGGCTGTGGCCGGTGGAGTCGATGGTGTAGGCGAGGTCGAAGACCGCGGCGTCGCCGGGCTTGAGGACGGTGATGCGCGGCTGGGCCTGGCCGCGCGCGATGGGGCTGGAGGTGTGGTCGGCGTCCTTGATGTCGACGCCGGCGAAGCCGGTGGCGGAGCAGGTGGTCGAACCTCGGTTGATCATGGTGATGTTGATCCGGCCCTCGTCCGTGCCGGCAGCGGCGTACTCGGCGTCGATGGCCAGGTCCTGGGTCTTGCAGAACGTGACCTTGCTGCCGGTCTGCGTGGCGCCGCTCGTGCTGGTGCCGGTCTGGGTGTCCTGGCCGGCGGAGTCCGGCTTCGTGTTGTTGGCGGTGGAGGCGCCGGAGTCCGAGCTGCCTCCAGACGTCGAGCCGCTGTCCGAGGACGGAGAGGCCGAGGCCGGGGTGGAGGCGTTCTGGGCGGCGGAGTCCTTGCCGGAGCCGTCGCTGCTGCAGGCGGTGAGGGAGAGGGTGGCGGCGAGGCTGATGGCGGCGAGAGCGGCGATGCGGCTGTTGTTCATGGTGTTCCCCCGTATGCGGTGCGGTGCGGTGCGTTTGCGGTCTGAAGTATTTGTATCTCGCACCGAGTTACGGGCGGTTCTCCGCGAGGTCTTCGTTCTGTCACAGGCACTTCGGCCCAGTCGACTGTCGGCAGGATGTGATCCCGCGACGCCCGATGGCAAAGCCGCCTCCAAGGAGTGCGAGGTGAATCCTGAGGAAACGGGCTGGCCACCCGGTGTCGGGGGAACTAGCGTCGTGATCAGGGAAGATACAAACGGGGAGAGAAAATGATGATGGTGGACGAGACGCCGTCCTGGCGGGAGAAGGCTGCCTGCCGGGGGACTGATGCGGAGCAGCTCTTCGCGGACTCAGTTCAGCAGAAGCGGGCGAAGGCGCTCTGCAACGGGTGCCCGGTGCGCGTCGAGTGCCTGACCGAAGCCCTGGACGCACGGGTGGAGTTCGGGGTCTGGGGCGGCATGACGGAACGAGAGCGGCGGGCCCTGCTGCGCCGCCGCCCTGGCGTCCGGTCGTGGGCGCGAGTCCTCCAGGCCGCCGGTGCCGCGCACAGTGTCGCGGCTGGGTAAGCCGGTTTGGCAGCGCGCGAACATACTGGGCGCTGCCAGGCACTGGAGGACGCGGTCACTCTGGCGGCCGCCCTCGGTTCGGAGTCCACCGTCGAGGCTGCGCTCGCTCGATACGAGGCCGAGCGCCGACCGCGGAGCCAGGTCGTCGCAGCAGCCGCCCGGCAGCCCGGGAGAATGGGCCAGCCACTGTCCCACCCGCTGGCCGTCCCCCTGCGGAACACGGCGATGCGACTGACCCCGTCCCGGGTCGCCACCCGTATGATCCTGCGTCACTACGCCTGGGTCCCGCCTTCGCTGAAGTGATCTACTTCAGCCCGGTGTTCAGGTGTTCCACCTGCTCGCCGTTCGTTGCCGAGGACTGCTCGGGCCGGGGCCTTGGAGTCACTGGGTGCTGCCGCCGAAAGCAGCAGCGCCCTCCTGCCCCTTGATCTGGTTCTCCGTCACGTACTCGCGCAGCTCGGCTTCGTAGGCGGTGAATGCGGCGGTGTGGTCGCCGTTTGCGGCGGTCAACTGGCGGGCCAGGGTGCGGGCCCCGATCAGGGCTTGTGAGGTGCCCATGCCGGCGGTCGGTGCGGCGCAGTATCCGGCGTCTCCCACGAGGACGACCCGGCCGGTCGACCAGGCGTCCAGGTGTACCTGGGCGGAGGAGGAGAAGTAGAAGTCGTCGGCGGCCGTCATCGCTTTGAGCAGGTCGGGTGCAATCCAGCCGACTCCGGCGAACGCGTCGCGCAGCGCCTGCTCCTGCTCGGTCCGCGGCCGACGGTCCAGGACGGGTGCCGCGGTCGCGAACGACAGGCTGACCGACATCCGGCCGGGATCGGCGGCGCTGAAGGCGTACACCGCGGTGCCCTCGCCGCTCTGCAGAACCCCTGTGTGGTCGAGCCCGAGGACGTTGTCGGCCGTGAACCCGGCGCCCGACATGCCCAGGTGACGCAGTGTCTGCTCGTGGGGGCGGAAGGCCAGTTGGCGGACCTTGGAGAAGAGCCCGTCCGCGCCGACCACCAAGTCGAAGGACCGGGGCGCGCCGTGTTCGAACTCGACCGCGACACCGTCGTCGTGCTGGGTGAGCGAGGTGAGGGAGTCACCGAAGACGTAAGTGAGTTCAGACTCGGTCAGACGGTGCAAGATCTTCGTCAACTCGGGCTTGGGGACCTCGAGTTCCCCGGCGAACGTCTCGGCAGGCAGCCTGCCGATCTCGCCTCCGTCCGCGTCGACGAGTGTGGTGCCGCGCATCGCGGTGTCGTGACCGCGGATCTCGTCCAGGACGCCGAGTTCGTCGAGGACGTCGAAGGCGGCGCCGCGGAAGTCGACGGCGTAGCCGCTGCCGCGCAGGCCGGGAGCCCGCTCGACGACCGTGACCTGGTAGCCGTCGGCGTGGAGGAAGTGTCCGAGGGCGGCACCCGCCACACCGGCACCCGAGATGAGGACCGTCTTCTTTGTCATGGCAAGGACCGTACGCCTAATTGCCCAAACGGTCTAGTCGAGTGTCTGAACCAAATGGTCAACTCGACGCTATGCTTGGATGATGGGAAACAAGCAGGACCTGCTCGACGGCGCCAAGCAGTGCCTCATCGAGCGCGGCTGGGCACGAACCACCGTCCGTGACATCGCAACCGCCGCCGGCG
The sequence above is drawn from the Streptomyces sp. NBC_01465 genome and encodes:
- a CDS encoding DUF4232 domain-containing protein; the protein is MNNSRIAALAAISLAATLSLTACSSDGSGKDSAAQNASTPASASPSSDSGSTSGGSSDSGASTANNTKPDSAGQDTQTGTSTSGATQTGSKVTFCKTQDLAIDAEYAAAGTDEGRINITMINRGSTTCSATGFAGVDIKDADHTSSPIARGQAQPRITVLKPGDAAVFDLAYTIDSTGHSLASPTNILVTPPNETHTISLEWPSTAGQIKGAYTDVRVYPTHTTK
- a CDS encoding WhiB family transcriptional regulator is translated as MVDETPSWREKAACRGTDAEQLFADSVQQKRAKALCNGCPVRVECLTEALDARVEFGVWGGMTERERRALLRRRPGVRSWARVLQAAGAAHSVAAG
- a CDS encoding FAD-dependent monooxygenase, coding for MTKKTVLISGAGVAGAALGHFLHADGYQVTVVERAPGLRGSGYAVDFRGAAFDVLDELGVLDEIRGHDTAMRGTTLVDADGGEIGRLPAETFAGELEVPKPELTKILHRLTESELTYVFGDSLTSLTQHDDGVAVEFEHGAPRSFDLVVGADGLFSKVRQLAFRPHEQTLRHLGMSGAGFTADNVLGLDHTGVLQSGEGTAVYAFSAADPGRMSVSLSFATAAPVLDRRPRTEQEQALRDAFAGVGWIAPDLLKAMTAADDFYFSSSAQVHLDAWSTGRVVLVGDAGYCAAPTAGMGTSQALIGARTLARQLTAANGDHTAAFTAYEAELREYVTENQIKGQEGAAAFGGSTQ